The proteins below come from a single Aphanothece sacrum FPU1 genomic window:
- a CDS encoding RNA-guided endonuclease InsQ/TnpB family protein → MYATQKNQLKRLSQREFKALTALCRLSKNLFNVALYECRQYFFTERRRLTYESNYHICKSNENYRLLNTDIAQQTMKIVDRSMRSFLGLREAISIGRCDQRPQLPKYLPKEGYFPLIIPRIKLKDGIFEIPMSREFKKEHGEVKIQLPERLKNKNIKEVRIHPKYSARWFEIEYIYEDEKIETSVNSDSAIAIDLGVDNLAACFDTDGHQFLIDGKRLKSINQWYNKRNAELQSEGDKQGIKRLTNKQAQLNQWRNDSIRDYLNKSARIIINHCLIYQIGKLVVGYNPGIKQEINIGRSNNQNFVQIPFWQLRQKLKAMCSRYGIEYFEQEESYSSKASFFDRDEIPVYNADNPGKYKFSGKRIKRGLYRTKDKHLVCADINGSANILVKSKHRLSFERVSSGFLANPLRTYVS, encoded by the coding sequence ATGTACGCCACTCAAAAAAACCAACTCAAAAGACTTAGCCAAAGGGAATTTAAAGCCCTCACTGCCTTGTGTCGTTTGAGTAAAAATCTTTTTAACGTGGCATTGTACGAATGTAGGCAGTATTTCTTTACAGAAAGAAGACGCTTGACCTACGAATCTAACTACCATATTTGCAAGTCTAATGAAAACTATCGGTTGCTTAATACCGATATTGCTCAACAGACCATGAAGATAGTAGATAGAAGTATGAGGTCTTTCTTGGGGCTGAGAGAGGCAATTAGCATAGGGAGATGTGATCAAAGACCACAACTGCCCAAATACTTGCCTAAAGAGGGATATTTCCCTTTGATTATTCCTAGAATTAAACTCAAAGATGGAATATTTGAAATTCCCATGTCTAGAGAGTTTAAAAAAGAACATGGTGAGGTTAAAATCCAACTCCCAGAAAGACTGAAAAACAAAAATATCAAGGAGGTACGAATACATCCAAAATACTCGGCTCGATGGTTTGAGATTGAGTATATTTATGAAGATGAAAAAATAGAGACATCTGTTAATTCTGATAGTGCTATTGCTATCGACTTGGGAGTAGATAATTTGGCGGCTTGCTTTGACACTGACGGGCATCAATTTTTGATTGATGGAAAAAGACTTAAAAGCATTAATCAGTGGTATAACAAGCGCAACGCTGAACTTCAATCTGAAGGAGATAAGCAAGGTATTAAAAGGTTGACAAACAAACAAGCTCAACTCAATCAATGGCGCAATGATTCCATTCGAGATTACCTCAATAAATCGGCTCGAATAATAATTAACCATTGTTTGATTTATCAAATTGGCAAGTTGGTAGTTGGCTATAACCCAGGCATTAAACAAGAGATTAATATCGGGCGTTCCAATAACCAAAATTTTGTTCAAATTCCTTTTTGGCAATTGAGACAAAAACTTAAAGCAATGTGTTCTCGATACGGAATCGAATATTTTGAGCAAGAAGAATCTTATTCCTCTAAAGCAAGTTTTTTTGACCGTGACGAAATCCCTGTTTACAATGCCGATAATCCTGGTAAATACAAATTTTCCGGCAAAAGGATTAAACGTGGATTGTATCGGACAAAGGATAAGCATCTTGTTTGTGCAGATATAAACGGCAGTGCCAATATTTTAGTTAAAAGTAAGCACAGACTCAGTTTTGAGCGAGTGTCTAGCGGGTTTTTGGCTAACCCTTTAAGGACTTATGTCTCTTAA
- a CDS encoding nuclear transport factor 2 family protein, whose translation MIYWRWFLSFLLGFGLSVGTNSVVRAEPPETAPAELKALITQIDTTANRQDNEKIQSFYSSQFVTADGLTADTMFKSLKKLWKSYPKLKYRTELQSWQKEGNNWVAQTLTTIEGSSSQERQPVQLKATIKSRQTIQDGKLIRQEILSERTQLSSGANAPQVKVNLPETVKVGQEFDFDVIIQEPLGDDLLAGTAIAQTVESSRFLEPTAIELDLLQSGGLFKRVKAEDKPQDRWFSALLVRGTGMTLITQRVRIQP comes from the coding sequence ATGATTTATTGGCGTTGGTTCCTCTCTTTTTTACTGGGTTTTGGCTTAAGTGTCGGTACCAATTCTGTCGTTCGCGCTGAACCCCCTGAAACGGCCCCTGCCGAATTAAAAGCCTTAATTACTCAGATCGATACGACAGCAAACCGTCAGGATAATGAAAAAATTCAGTCATTTTATAGTTCCCAGTTTGTGACGGCCGATGGACTGACGGCCGATACCATGTTTAAAAGCTTAAAAAAACTGTGGAAAAGCTATCCTAAGTTAAAATATAGGACAGAACTCCAGTCTTGGCAAAAAGAAGGTAACAATTGGGTCGCCCAAACCTTAACGACTATTGAAGGTAGTAGCTCTCAGGAGAGGCAACCCGTTCAACTCAAAGCGACGATTAAATCCCGTCAAACTATCCAAGACGGAAAATTAATTCGTCAAGAAATATTAAGCGAACGTACTCAATTAAGTTCTGGTGCGAATGCTCCCCAGGTTAAGGTTAATTTACCTGAAACCGTTAAGGTTGGCCAAGAATTTGACTTTGACGTGATTATCCAAGAACCATTGGGGGATGATTTATTAGCAGGGACAGCGATCGCCCAAACAGTAGAGAGTTCACGCTTTTTAGAACCTACTGCGATCGAACTCGATTTATTACAGTCCGGTGGTCTCTTTAAACGGGTAAAAGCCGAAGATAAGCCCCAAGATCGTTGGTTTTCCGCCCTATTAGTGCGAGGAACTGGTATGACCTTGATCACCCAAAGAGTGCGGATTCAACCGTGA
- the trxA gene encoding thioredoxin, producing the protein MADTLQVTDDKFKEEVLDSELPVLVDFWAPWCGPCRMVAPVVEEIAEQYIGKVKVVKLNTDENPNTASQYGIRSIPTLMIFKGGQRVDMVVGAVPKTTLASTLEKYL; encoded by the coding sequence ATGGCAGACACACTTCAGGTTACAGATGATAAGTTTAAAGAAGAGGTTTTAGATAGTGAACTTCCTGTATTAGTAGATTTTTGGGCCCCTTGGTGTGGCCCTTGTCGTATGGTAGCTCCAGTAGTAGAGGAAATCGCTGAACAATACATTGGTAAAGTCAAGGTGGTTAAACTCAATACTGACGAAAATCCTAACACAGCCAGTCAGTATGGAATTCGTAGCATTCCCACTCTTATGATCTTTAAAGGGGGTCAAAGAGTTGATATGGTGGTTGGGGCAGTTCCTAAAACAACTTTAGCCAGCACCCTGGAAAAGTATCTTTAA
- the pcrA gene encoding DNA helicase PcrA, whose product MSATLDFLSQLNSSQRLAVEHFCGPLLVVAGAGSGKTRALTYRIAHLISHHQVDPESILAVTFTNKAAKEMKERIEKLFAQEMAQKKHNTRFELLPEYEQKKLVSQVYKQTTKKLWIGTFHSLCVRILRYDINKYQDERGRTWTRDFSIFDESDVQSLIKTIVTKQLNLDDKKFEPRNVRYAISNAKNLGLSPDDYLKENTHYKGRIIAEIYQEYQNQLAANNALDFDDLILVPVRLFKQNESILGYWHTQFKHILVDEYQDTNQIQYDLIRLLTTNGETDKSQWNWQDRSIFVVGDADQSIYSFRMADFTILLNFQSDFGDSLPDEDTRTMVKLEENYRSRENILQAANKLIENNTQRIDKILKPTRGEGEQIYFYKADDERIESQFVIDTIQQLINSNPELNWGDFAILYRINAQSRSFEEGLIQNNIPYTIVGGFKFYDRQEIKDSLAYLRLIVNPVDTVSLLRIINSPRRGIGKTSMDALIKASQELEIPLWEIISDETSVNTLAGRAAKSINKFATMIKKFQENLENLPGAEILNDVMEVSGYLDELKAKGTEESDNRIANIFELYNAVTQYQEENEDKSLQGFLTNASLASDLDGLKEGQEKVSLMTLHSAKGLEFPVVFLVGLEQGLLPHNRSLSDPLSLEEERRLCYVGITRAQEQLFLTCARERFVWGFKEAKLPSQFLSELPQELLSSNIKLTRSKSPGKKPALSSQNSPASELTWSVGDRVIHHSFGEGEITHILGSGKKTNLAIQFQGLGRKIVDPKLDSISKIKTSKHR is encoded by the coding sequence ATGAGTGCTACTCTGGATTTTCTCTCTCAACTCAATTCTTCACAACGTCTTGCTGTAGAACATTTTTGTGGCCCTTTGTTGGTGGTAGCTGGAGCAGGTTCCGGTAAAACAAGGGCCCTAACCTACAGAATAGCTCATCTGATTAGTCATCATCAAGTTGACCCAGAATCCATTCTAGCTGTTACTTTTACCAATAAAGCAGCTAAAGAAATGAAAGAGAGAATTGAGAAGTTATTTGCTCAAGAAATGGCTCAGAAAAAACATAATACTCGTTTTGAATTGTTGCCTGAATATGAACAAAAAAAGCTAGTTTCTCAAGTTTATAAACAAACTACTAAAAAACTTTGGATCGGTACTTTTCATAGTCTATGTGTTCGTATTTTGCGCTACGATATTAATAAATATCAGGATGAACGGGGACGCACTTGGACAAGAGATTTTTCTATTTTTGATGAATCTGATGTGCAAAGTTTGATTAAAACTATTGTTACTAAACAACTCAATTTAGATGATAAAAAATTTGAGCCTCGTAATGTGCGTTATGCTATTAGTAATGCTAAAAATTTAGGTCTTTCTCCTGATGATTATCTAAAAGAGAATACTCACTATAAAGGACGTATTATTGCTGAGATTTACCAAGAATATCAAAATCAACTGGCGGCGAATAATGCTCTAGATTTTGATGATTTAATTTTGGTTCCAGTTCGTTTATTTAAACAAAATGAATCAATTTTAGGTTATTGGCATACTCAATTTAAACATATTTTAGTAGATGAATATCAAGATACTAATCAAATTCAGTATGATTTAATTCGCTTATTAACAACGAATGGAGAAACTGACAAAAGTCAATGGAATTGGCAAGATCGCTCTATTTTTGTGGTAGGAGATGCGGATCAATCTATTTATAGTTTTCGCATGGCAGATTTTACGATTTTATTAAATTTTCAATCTGATTTTGGGGATAGTTTACCGGATGAAGATACCCGCACAATGGTTAAACTCGAAGAAAATTATCGTTCTAGAGAAAACATTTTACAAGCAGCTAATAAGTTAATTGAAAATAATACACAACGCATTGACAAAATTCTCAAACCCACTAGAGGAGAAGGAGAACAAATCTATTTTTATAAGGCAGATGATGAACGCATTGAATCACAATTTGTCATTGATACTATTCAACAATTAATTAATAGTAATCCTGAATTAAATTGGGGAGATTTTGCTATTCTTTATCGTATTAATGCTCAATCTCGTTCCTTTGAAGAAGGTTTAATTCAGAATAATATTCCCTATACAATTGTAGGAGGATTTAAGTTTTATGATCGTCAAGAAATTAAAGATTCCCTGGCATATTTACGGTTAATTGTCAACCCTGTTGATACAGTTAGTTTACTAAGAATTATTAATAGTCCTCGTCGCGGAATAGGCAAAACTTCGATGGATGCTTTAATCAAAGCGTCTCAAGAATTAGAGATCCCCTTATGGGAAATTATCAGTGATGAAACCTCAGTTAATACTTTAGCAGGAAGGGCGGCAAAATCTATTAATAAATTTGCTACCATGATTAAAAAATTTCAAGAAAACTTAGAAAATTTACCTGGTGCAGAAATTTTAAATGATGTCATGGAAGTATCAGGTTATCTAGATGAATTAAAGGCAAAAGGAACAGAAGAATCAGATAATCGTATCGCCAACATTTTTGAATTGTATAATGCAGTGACCCAATATCAAGAAGAAAATGAAGACAAAAGCTTACAAGGATTTTTAACCAATGCTTCCTTAGCATCTGATCTTGATGGGTTAAAAGAAGGACAAGAAAAAGTATCATTAATGACCCTTCATTCGGCCAAAGGATTAGAATTTCCTGTTGTATTTCTGGTAGGATTAGAACAAGGATTATTACCTCATAATCGCAGTTTAAGTGATCCTTTATCCTTAGAAGAAGAACGACGTTTATGTTATGTGGGAATCACCAGGGCCCAAGAACAATTATTCTTAACTTGTGCCAGAGAACGCTTTGTTTGGGGGTTTAAAGAAGCGAAATTACCCTCCCAATTTTTAAGTGAATTACCTCAAGAGTTATTGAGTAGTAATATTAAATTAACTCGTTCTAAATCTCCAGGAAAAAAACCTGCTTTATCTTCTCAAAATAGTCCCGCATCTGAATTAACTTGGTCAGTAGGCGATCGCGTAATTCATCATAGTTTTGGTGAAGGAGAAATTACTCATATTTTGGGTTCAGGAAAGAAAACTAATTTAGCTATTCAATTTCAGGGTTTGGGACGAAAAATAGTTGATCCAAAATTAGACTCTATCAGCAAAATTAAGACCAGCAAACATAGGTAA
- a CDS encoding DUF4129 domain-containing protein: protein MLIFLTEESFKKDGLGWRLQQLQQRIGEWWELQLQKWNFKLPNPDLNPIANLSFLWEIIKGIFLILLVILILWLTWIIIKRWFPYFQLMLTQTHQSFQEIQDKLSQESSVDKLFARSQKFQQQGNYYQACRYLYLAMLQRLNDSGMIPHQASMTNDEYQLLTSQLPDPDPYETILIIHQQICFGNQNPTLSLFETCQQAYQKIDI, encoded by the coding sequence ATGTTAATTTTTTTAACAGAAGAATCCTTTAAAAAAGATGGTTTAGGTTGGCGACTACAACAGTTACAACAACGAATCGGAGAATGGTGGGAACTACAACTGCAAAAATGGAATTTTAAGTTACCTAACCCCGATTTAAACCCGATAGCTAATTTGTCATTTCTCTGGGAAATTATTAAGGGTATTTTTCTTATTTTATTAGTTATTCTTATTCTGTGGTTAACCTGGATAATCATTAAAAGATGGTTTCCTTACTTCCAGTTAATGTTAACTCAAACTCATCAATCATTTCAAGAAATTCAAGATAAATTATCTCAAGAATCATCCGTTGATAAGTTATTCGCCAGATCTCAAAAATTTCAACAACAAGGAAACTATTATCAAGCTTGTCGTTATTTATATTTAGCAATGTTACAAAGATTAAATGACAGTGGAATGATCCCCCATCAAGCTAGTATGACTAATGACGAATATCAATTATTAACTTCTCAATTACCTGATCCCGATCCTTATGAAACTATTTTAATTATACATCAACAAATATGTTTTGGCAATCAAAATCCGACTCTTTCTCTGTTTGAAACTTGTCAACAAGCTTATCAAAAAATAGATATATGA
- a CDS encoding addiction module protein — MTVEFAPIFELGLSEKLQLLEDLWDNIATQPANVPVLSWQKEELTKRKLSHSQDPNLASSWDSVKARIRSQRNV, encoded by the coding sequence ATGACAGTAGAATTTGCACCAATTTTTGAGCTAGGACTTTCAGAAAAGCTACAGCTTCTCGAAGATCTCTGGGATAATATTGCAACTCAACCAGCTAATGTTCCTGTACTAAGCTGGCAAAAAGAAGAACTCACTAAAAGAAAACTATCTCACTCACAAGATCCTAATTTAGCAAGTTCTTGGGACTCAGTAAAAGCAAGAATCCGTAGTCAAAGAAATGTCTAA
- a CDS encoding DUF4350 domain-containing protein translates to MKTNNNRKIWLFGLFFIIILIIITIFVAPNNNKLNRGSTYNRNPDGYGAWYAYMEKKGTPIKRWQKPLEILSNKESITLLQIYPNNLPSALINKQKDWLKKGNKLIILGVKKSVTEANFTTLHDYKLGQIKIETKRRNKEENDTILGDKFGAIIWQEKIGKGQIIASVTPDLAANAYQDNPGNYEFLAKLVTETGNPIYVDEYLHGYKDKEVIEKEVGGNIFSYFAKTPILPIFIQVLVIIIVLIWDKNNRFGQIIKLVKPSINNSSIYIKALAGVLEKAESSDFVISTINLEEQKQLQKLLGLNDKSLNSERLIEAWGQQTGQPIKELKSIVKVAEKKSKINDASLKKWLEKWQEIREKINN, encoded by the coding sequence ATGAAAACAAATAATAATCGGAAAATTTGGTTATTTGGACTTTTTTTTATAATTATCTTAATCATTATTACTATTTTTGTTGCCCCCAATAATAATAAACTCAATCGAGGGTCAACTTATAATCGTAATCCTGATGGTTATGGGGCCTGGTATGCTTATATGGAAAAAAAAGGAACCCCCATTAAACGATGGCAAAAACCCTTAGAAATCTTAAGTAATAAGGAGTCTATCACTTTATTACAAATTTATCCTAATAACCTTCCTTCTGCTTTAATAAATAAACAAAAAGATTGGCTCAAAAAAGGCAATAAATTAATCATTTTAGGGGTTAAAAAATCAGTTACTGAAGCTAATTTTACCACCTTACATGATTATAAATTAGGTCAAATCAAAATTGAGACAAAACGAAGAAATAAAGAAGAAAATGATACCATTCTTGGAGATAAATTTGGGGCTATTATTTGGCAAGAAAAAATTGGTAAAGGACAAATTATTGCCTCTGTTACCCCAGATTTAGCGGCTAATGCTTATCAAGATAATCCAGGAAATTATGAATTTTTAGCTAAATTAGTCACTGAAACAGGTAATCCTATTTATGTAGATGAATATTTACATGGATATAAAGATAAAGAAGTTATTGAAAAAGAAGTAGGAGGAAATATATTTAGTTATTTTGCTAAAACTCCAATATTGCCTATTTTTATTCAGGTGTTAGTGATAATAATAGTGTTAATTTGGGACAAAAATAATCGATTTGGTCAAATTATCAAGTTAGTAAAACCAAGTATTAATAATAGTTCAATTTATATTAAAGCTTTAGCTGGAGTGTTAGAAAAAGCGGAAAGTAGTGATTTTGTTATTTCAACTATTAATTTAGAAGAACAAAAACAGTTACAAAAATTACTAGGATTGAATGATAAAAGTCTTAACAGTGAGAGATTAATTGAAGCTTGGGGACAACAAACCGGACAACCTATTAAAGAATTAAAATCGATTGTAAAGGTTGCTGAAAAGAAAAGTAAGATCAATGATGCTAGTTTAAAGAAGTGGTTAGAAAAGTGGCAAGAAATTAGAGAAAAAATCAATAACTAA
- a CDS encoding phosphatase PAP2 family protein: protein MKNLDLIKIRKKSYNWLIINWRTLIIGTIIPLLIFSILAWKVSEAKKGFSWDIFILLQIHTTAQPFLDQIAQILTQLGDFPKITGLLIPIIILLIYQKKWRQLAYFIITLLGKLVISVNTKIFFHRIRPHLWESMYSRPEDFSFPSGHAMGSMTLVMILLMITWGSRWSLLVGIFGSLFVLVIAWTRLYLGVHFPSDILGGWMLAIVWTIGMSLLFNIRQSNRTNLDA, encoded by the coding sequence ATGAAGAATCTTGATTTAATTAAAATCCGAAAAAAAAGCTACAATTGGTTAATTATTAATTGGCGAACTTTAATTATTGGTACTATTATACCTTTACTAATTTTTAGTATTCTTGCGTGGAAAGTTAGTGAAGCTAAAAAAGGATTCTCTTGGGATATTTTTATTTTATTACAAATTCATACCACTGCTCAACCTTTTTTAGATCAGATAGCTCAAATTTTAACACAGTTAGGCGATTTTCCCAAAATTACTGGATTATTAATACCTATTATTATTTTACTTATTTATCAAAAAAAATGGCGACAATTAGCTTATTTCATTATTACACTTTTAGGTAAATTGGTTATTAGTGTAAATACTAAAATTTTCTTCCATCGAATACGTCCTCATCTTTGGGAATCAATGTATTCTCGACCTGAAGATTTTTCTTTCCCTAGTGGTCATGCTATGGGAAGTATGACCTTAGTAATGATTCTTTTAATGATTACCTGGGGAAGTCGCTGGAGTCTTTTGGTTGGCATATTTGGCAGTTTATTTGTGTTAGTAATAGCTTGGACTCGTTTATATTTAGGTGTTCATTTTCCTAGTGATATTTTGGGAGGATGGATGCTTGCTATTGTTTGGACAATAGGAATGAGTTTATTATTTAATATTCGTCAGTCGAATAGGACTAATTTAGATGCATGA
- a CDS encoding GntR family transcriptional regulator, producing the protein MIQFQIQPDSDIPASKQLFDQIRFAIASRQYPPGHRLPSTRQLATITGLHRNTISKVYQQLEESGLVESMAGSGIYVKAQKYETGNLLDSPLFTQYPDASSVIHKSFDELLKQGLTLSQIKELLLTAIDWRLRSSAQVLVTVPIQDLGAGELILQELEKALAIPVQLVPMEELAQVLSQTNSGTVVSSRYFIAEVESIAAPYSTRVIPVDIYDYSQELALIKKLPSDTRLGIVSLSPGILTIAEILIHSLRGDDLLLILAQASDRTKVLGLVRSAQTIMTDPASYPIVKQAIITVRDDLIRPPDIICSENYIGEKSINLLKRELGLG; encoded by the coding sequence ATGATTCAATTTCAAATTCAGCCTGACAGCGATATTCCTGCTTCTAAACAATTATTTGACCAAATTCGGTTTGCGATCGCTTCTCGTCAATATCCCCCTGGCCATCGCTTACCTAGTACCCGTCAATTAGCCACTATTACGGGATTACACCGCAATACTATTAGTAAAGTCTATCAACAATTAGAAGAATCGGGGCTGGTAGAATCAATGGCCGGTTCAGGAATTTATGTTAAAGCGCAAAAATATGAAACAGGAAATCTATTAGATTCTCCTTTATTTACTCAATATCCTGATGCGAGTTCTGTTATTCACAAAAGCTTTGATGAATTATTAAAACAAGGTTTAACTCTATCTCAAATTAAAGAGTTATTACTAACTGCAATTGATTGGCGATTACGGTCTAGCGCACAAGTATTAGTAACAGTACCAATTCAAGATTTAGGGGCAGGTGAATTAATTTTACAAGAATTAGAAAAAGCTTTAGCCATTCCTGTACAATTAGTTCCTATGGAAGAATTAGCTCAAGTTCTTTCTCAAACAAACTCAGGAACAGTTGTTAGCAGTCGCTATTTTATCGCTGAAGTTGAGTCTATTGCTGCCCCTTATTCTACTCGTGTTATTCCTGTAGATATCTATGATTATAGTCAAGAATTAGCCTTAATTAAAAAATTGCCCTCAGATACTCGTTTAGGCATTGTTAGTTTAAGTCCTGGTATTCTAACCATAGCAGAAATTTTAATTCATAGTTTACGAGGAGATGATTTATTATTAATTTTGGCCCAAGCAAGCGATCGCACTAAAGTTTTAGGATTAGTTCGTTCTGCTCAAACTATTATGACAGATCCGGCGAGTTATCCGATTGTTAAACAAGCTATTATAACAGTAAGAGATGATTTAATTCGTCCTCCTGATATTATTTGTTCTGAAAATTATATTGGTGAGAAATCCATTAATCTTCTTAAAAGAGAGTTAGGATTAGGATAA
- a CDS encoding PRC-barrel domain-containing protein — protein MTTDNIRLRNEFINTQVITRDQGKKLGVVKEILVDIDQREVVALGLRDNMLSLSGMPQYMYISSIRQIGDVILVDNEDAIETVDIDAYTPIINCEVITEVGEPLGRVRDFQFDLQTGKVSSIIIASLGFPQIPDQVLSTYEISMEEVVSSGPNRLIVFEGAEERLNQLTVGVLERLGIGRPPWEKEEEDLYSPPTAKPENQLGTGIPVRTPVQVRKPVVEERWDEDTWEQPISTPAPRRQAEAYQEYDQESEEDNWGEVRREKPLSYQPPRREKEYEYDEVEGDVWDDDLEPEPYNPPRVNIPQKQKEREYYEEEA, from the coding sequence ATGACCACAGATAACATCCGATTACGCAACGAATTTATTAATACACAAGTGATCACCCGTGATCAAGGTAAAAAGTTAGGGGTTGTCAAAGAAATCTTAGTCGATATCGATCAACGAGAAGTTGTCGCGTTAGGCCTACGAGATAATATGCTTTCCTTGTCGGGAATGCCCCAATATATGTATATTTCAAGTATTCGTCAAATTGGGGATGTGATCCTAGTTGATAATGAAGACGCGATTGAAACTGTTGATATTGATGCTTATACCCCCATTATTAACTGTGAGGTCATTACTGAAGTGGGAGAACCTTTAGGACGGGTTCGGGACTTTCAGTTTGATTTACAAACAGGTAAAGTTTCCTCAATTATTATCGCTTCTTTGGGTTTTCCTCAAATTCCAGATCAAGTCCTAAGTACCTACGAAATTTCTATGGAGGAAGTTGTCAGTAGTGGGCCAAACCGTTTGATCGTTTTTGAAGGGGCCGAAGAAAGACTCAATCAGTTAACTGTCGGTGTTCTAGAACGCTTGGGTATTGGTCGTCCTCCTTGGGAAAAAGAAGAAGAAGACCTGTATTCTCCCCCAACGGCCAAACCTGAAAATCAACTGGGAACAGGTATTCCTGTTCGTACTCCTGTTCAAGTTCGTAAACCAGTGGTTGAGGAACGGTGGGATGAAGATACCTGGGAACAACCCATCTCTACACCGGCCCCTCGACGACAAGCAGAAGCTTATCAAGAGTATGATCAAGAGTCAGAAGAAGATAACTGGGGAGAAGTTCGTCGGGAAAAACCCCTTTCTTATCAACCTCCCCGTCGGGAAAAAGAGTACGAATACGATGAGGTAGAGGGAGATGTTTGGGATGATGATCTTGAACCTGAACCTTATAATCCCCCTCGCGTTAATATCCCTCAAAAACAAAAAGAACGGGAATATTACGAAGAAGAAGCATAA
- a CDS encoding cupin domain-containing protein, translating into MSANSKLSSDHCMIPVIKSPEDYQVFRITPQDTNRLAIVFDSSLAEDSLTVCVEIFDPGGRTPTHRHNFAVEMFFILKGEGLAICDGKDIPLHAGDSLLVRPTGIHEIRNIGNSRLYALCFMVPNEDFSELIRSGVAERLDEEDLKVLRSTF; encoded by the coding sequence ATGAGTGCTAATTCTAAACTATCGAGTGATCACTGTATGATTCCGGTGATTAAATCTCCTGAAGATTACCAAGTGTTTCGCATTACTCCCCAAGATACGAACCGTTTGGCTATTGTTTTTGATTCTAGCTTAGCGGAGGATTCTTTGACCGTCTGTGTAGAAATTTTTGATCCTGGAGGAAGAACTCCTACTCATCGTCATAATTTTGCGGTGGAAATGTTTTTTATTCTTAAAGGAGAGGGTTTAGCTATTTGTGATGGAAAAGATATTCCTCTTCATGCAGGAGATAGTCTTTTAGTTCGTCCGACGGGAATTCATGAAATTAGAAATATCGGTAATTCTCGTTTATATGCTTTATGTTTTATGGTTCCTAATGAGGATTTTTCGGAATTAATTCGTAGTGGGGTTGCTGAAAGATTAGATGAGGAAGATTTAAAGGTATTACGAAGTACATTTTGA
- a CDS encoding DUF3611 family protein, with the protein MTEYPSSPEKSLIPPRIPIAFRRLGWFAFLLQIVLAFIPICVLFFALFVLKTSPDGTGTLIEVILAYGCLLFLPFSIFWSFRYQKIGEQLESSTRFPLRNNTGK; encoded by the coding sequence ATGACTGAATATCCATCTAGCCCAGAAAAATCTCTGATTCCCCCTCGTATTCCTATTGCCTTTCGTCGTTTAGGGTGGTTTGCCTTTTTGCTGCAAATCGTGTTAGCTTTTATCCCTATTTGTGTTTTATTTTTTGCCTTGTTTGTTCTCAAAACTTCTCCCGACGGGACAGGAACTTTAATTGAGGTAATTTTAGCTTACGGATGTTTGTTATTTTTGCCCTTTTCTATTTTCTGGAGTTTTCGTTATCAAAAAATAGGAGAACAATTAGAGTCTTCTACTCGATTTCCTTTGAGGAATAATACGGGTAAGTAA
- a CDS encoding type II toxin-antitoxin system VapC family toxin, whose translation MKLLLDTHTFIWWNSDSSKLSKKILDLCGDRNNIILLSLVSIWEIEIKSKLGKLTLNNSLSAIIKHQKITNNIQLLPINLEHILQLETLNVYHKDPFDHLLIVQAMLENATLLSKDSKFGNYPIKVEW comes from the coding sequence ATGAAATTACTCCTGGATACTCATACTTTTATTTGGTGGAATAGCGACTCTTCTAAACTCTCTAAAAAAATATTAGATTTATGTGGTGATCGTAACAATATCATTTTACTTAGTCTTGTCAGTATTTGGGAAATAGAAATTAAATCTAAACTTGGAAAATTAACATTAAATAATTCTTTATCAGCTATTATAAAACATCAGAAAATAACTAATAATATCCAACTATTACCTATAAATCTAGAGCATATTTTACAATTAGAGACTTTAAATGTTTATCATAAAGATCCCTTTGATCATTTATTAATTGTTCAAGCAATGTTAGAAAATGCCACTTTACTCAGTAAAGATTCTAAATTTGGTAACTATCCTATCAAAGTAGAATGGTAA